Part of the Streptomyces europaeiscabiei genome is shown below.
CCATGGGCGACGAGACCTCGGCCGCACTCGGTGTCCGGCCGGAGCGGCTGCGCCGGGAGCTGTTCCTCGTCACCGCCGCCGTCACCGGGACCGTGGTCGCGGTCAGCGGGGCCATCGGCTTCGTCGGGCTGATGGTGCCGCACGTCGTGCGGATGCTGGTCGGCGCCGACCACCGCCGGGTGCTGGCGGTCGCCCCGCTCGTCGGCGCCGTGCTCCTGGTGTGGGCGGACGTGCTGTCCCGGCTGCTGCTAGCCCCCGCCGAACTACCCGTCGGAGTGATCACCGCCGTGGTCGGGGTGCCCGCCTTCCTGGTGCTCATGCGGCGCGGCGGCTACGCGTTCGGAGGCCGCTGACCATGCGACTCGACATCGACGGCGTGACCGTCGAGGCCGCCGGGGCCCGACTGGTCGACGACATCCGGCTCACGGCCGACAGCGGGGCCTTCGTCGGCCTCGTCGGCCCCAACGGCAGCGGCAAGTCGACGCTGTTGCGCTGTGTGTACCGGGCGCTGCGCCCGGCCGCCGGCGTGGTGCGGCTGGACGGCGAGGACACGCACGCGATGCCTCCCCGGGCCGCGGCACGGGTGCTGGCCGCGCTGCCGCAGGAGTCGTCCGCCGAGTTCGACTTCACGGTCGCCGAGGTGGTCGCCATGGGACGGCTGCCGCACCGGGACCGCACGGCCGCCTCCGACGCGGAGATCTGCGCGCGGGCCATGGGCCGCACCGGCGTGGACCACCTCGCCGACCGGGGGTTCCTGGCCCTGTCCGGCGGCGAGAAGCAGCGCGTCCTGCTCGCCCGCGCCCTCGCCCAGCAGCCCCGGGTGCTCGTCCTCGACGAACCCACCAACCACCTCGACATCGCCCACCAGCTGGACGTCCTGTCCCTGGTGCGCGACAGCGGCATCACCGTGCTCGCCGCCCTGCACGACCTCAACCTGGCCGCCGCGCACTGCGACGTCCTGTACGTGATCGCGGACGGCCGGATCGTCACGTCGGGCCCGCCTCACGACGTCCTCCGACCGGACCTGCTCGCCGAGGTGTTCGGGGTCCGCGCGCATCCCGTACGGCACCCGGCGACCGGCGCCGTCCAACTCCTGTTCGACCTGCTCCCCTCCACGACCTGAGGACCCCCATGCGCAAGCTGCTCGCCGCCGCACTCTGTCTCGCCGCGACCGCCACCGCCACCGTCAGCGGATGCGGCGCGACCGTCGAATCGTCCGCGGACGCCAAGTCCCCGTCCGCCGAGAAGGCGGTCACCCTCACCAACTGCGGTCAGAAGATCACCTTCGACAAGGTCCCCGAGCGCGTGGTCACCAACGACGTCGGCATCACCGAGCTGATGTTCGCCCTCGGCCTTGAGGACCGCATGGCCGGGTTCGCCATGCCCGACGACAAGGGTGACCTGAGCGGTGTGCCCTGGAAGGACGGCTACGACAAGGTGAAGTGGCTGTCGAAGGACCAGCTCACCAAGGAGAACGTCCTCGACGCCAAGGCCGACCTCGTCTTCGCCGGCTGGAACTACGGCTTCCGCGAGGACGCCGGCTTCACCCCCGACACCCTGAAGAAGCTCGGCGTCCCCTCCTACATCCTCACCGAGTCCTGCCGCAACGGCCGGACCGAGACCTCGCGCGGCATCATGCCGCCCCTCGACGCCCTCTACACCGACCTCACCAACCTCGGAAAACTCTTCGGCGTCGAGAAGCGGGCCGCCACCCTCGTCGCCGACTTCAAGAAGCAGATCGCGGGTGTGCGCGCCGAGGCGCCCGCGAAGAAGCCCAAGGTCTTCCTCTACGACAGCGGCCAGGACCAGCCCTTCACCTCCGGCCGCTACGCCGCCCCCGAGCAGATCATCACCGAGGCCGGCGGGGTCAACGTCATGCACGACGTCGAGGACTCCTGGACCACCGTCGGCTGGGAGAGCGTCGTCCAGCGGGACCCCGACACCATCGTCATCTGCGACTACGGGGACGTCAGCGCCGAGCAGAAGAAGAAGTTCCTGCTCTCCTACGCCCCGCTGCGCAACGTCTCCGCGATCAAGCACAAGCGGATCTTCGTCCTCGACTACGTCGACCTGGTCGAGAGCCCCCGCAACCCGTCGGCCGTCGCCCGCCTCGGCGCCTACCTCCGGACCGTCCCGGGAAGCTAGCGGATCGTGCTGCGGCCGACGACGGTGCTCGCGCGGTCGATGTGGATGGCGTTGACCGCGACGGGCGCGTCTCGCTGCGTGGTCTGGGCTTGGCGGCGGGTCGTGGTGGCGAGTTGGTCGCTGTGCGGTGTCTTTGGCGGCTTGCGGGGTTGGGGTGGGGTGAGGCGGGTGTGGGTGGCGGGTCGTGGGGAGTCAGCGGATCGTGCTGCGGCCGACGACGGTGCCCGCGCGGTCGATGCAGATGACGTCGACCGCGACCGGCGCACCCCGGAGTACGGCCAGTGCCTCGTCGCGGGCCGTCGTCGCCACCAGGTCGCCGAGTGGTACCCCGGCCGCCATGCAGAGCTGGAGCGCGGCGAGCCCGGTGTTGGCGCCGGCCACCTCGGCGGACAGGGCTTCGTCGGCGCCGCCGCGCCGGGCCAGTTCGGCGAGGAAGCCCTTGTCGACCTGGGAGCGGGCGGAGTGCAGGTCGAGATGGCCGGCGGCGAGCTTGGAGAGCTTGGCGAAGCCGCCGCAGATCGTCAGCCGGTCGACGGGGTGCCGTCGGACGTACTTCAGGACCGCGCCCGCGAAGTCGCCCATGTCGAGCAGCGCGTCCTCGGGCAGCGCGTACTCGGCGACGACCGTCTTCTCCGACGTC
Proteins encoded:
- a CDS encoding ABC transporter ATP-binding protein, yielding MRLDIDGVTVEAAGARLVDDIRLTADSGAFVGLVGPNGSGKSTLLRCVYRALRPAAGVVRLDGEDTHAMPPRAAARVLAALPQESSAEFDFTVAEVVAMGRLPHRDRTAASDAEICARAMGRTGVDHLADRGFLALSGGEKQRVLLARALAQQPRVLVLDEPTNHLDIAHQLDVLSLVRDSGITVLAALHDLNLAAAHCDVLYVIADGRIVTSGPPHDVLRPDLLAEVFGVRAHPVRHPATGAVQLLFDLLPSTT
- a CDS encoding ABC transporter substrate-binding protein → MRKLLAAALCLAATATATVSGCGATVESSADAKSPSAEKAVTLTNCGQKITFDKVPERVVTNDVGITELMFALGLEDRMAGFAMPDDKGDLSGVPWKDGYDKVKWLSKDQLTKENVLDAKADLVFAGWNYGFREDAGFTPDTLKKLGVPSYILTESCRNGRTETSRGIMPPLDALYTDLTNLGKLFGVEKRAATLVADFKKQIAGVRAEAPAKKPKVFLYDSGQDQPFTSGRYAAPEQIITEAGGVNVMHDVEDSWTTVGWESVVQRDPDTIVICDYGDVSAEQKKKFLLSYAPLRNVSAIKHKRIFVLDYVDLVESPRNPSAVARLGAYLRTVPGS